In Micromonospora sp. WMMA1363, a genomic segment contains:
- the ruvX gene encoding Holliday junction resolvase RuvX gives MTELSRGVRLGVDVGQVRVGVARSDPHGVLATPLVTLARDRTAAPDAVPSDIAELAALVVEHEAVEVVVGLPVTLAGKQGPAAVHATAYAARLGDVIAPVPVTLSDERMSTVVASRRLAERGVRGRRQRAVVDQVAAVEILQSWLDGQRRRTG, from the coding sequence GTGACTGAACTGTCCCGAGGAGTCCGGCTTGGCGTGGACGTCGGTCAGGTCCGGGTGGGGGTGGCCCGGTCGGATCCGCACGGTGTGCTGGCCACGCCGCTGGTCACGCTGGCCCGTGACCGCACCGCGGCACCCGACGCGGTTCCCAGTGACATCGCAGAGTTGGCCGCACTGGTCGTGGAACACGAAGCGGTCGAGGTCGTCGTCGGGCTTCCGGTGACCCTTGCCGGAAAGCAGGGTCCGGCCGCTGTCCACGCAACGGCGTATGCCGCCCGGTTGGGCGATGTCATTGCGCCCGTGCCGGTGACGCTCTCCGACGAGAGGATGTCCACCGTCGTGGCGTCTCGTAGGCTTGCGGAGCGTGGTGTCCGGGGACGACGACAGCGTGCGGTGGTCGACCAGGTCGCTGCGGTGGAGATTCTGCAGAGCTGGCTGGATGGGCAGCGGAGGCGGACAGGATGA